The following are encoded together in the Gavia stellata isolate bGavSte3 chromosome 23, bGavSte3.hap2, whole genome shotgun sequence genome:
- the FOXA2 gene encoding LOW QUALITY PROTEIN: hepatocyte nuclear factor 3-beta (The sequence of the model RefSeq protein was modified relative to this genomic sequence to represent the inferred CDS: deleted 5 bases in 5 codons) → MHSTSSMLGAVKMEGHEHTDWSNYYGEPESYSSVTNMNAGLGMNSMNTYMTMSAMSTTANMTAATSMNMSYANTGMSPSLTGMSPGAGAMPGMGSAGVAGMGAHLSPSMSPMTGAMPGMAPYTNMNSMSPIYGQSNLNRSRDPKTNRRSYTHAKPPYSYISLITMAIQQSPNKMLTLSEIYQWIMDLFPFYRQNQQRWQNSIRHSLSFNDCFLKVPRSPDKPGKGSFWTLHPDSGNMFENGCYLRRQKRFKCEKQLAAKDSGGGSGRSGRAAGARRGPGSPPASPWGSGKLLGGLRGLGPVPSPPASASPCQDHKRALADLKGTPGLSPGEPAALPSPAPSWPPPHAGLPHDAHTSSPSTTTPFNHPFSINNLMSSSEQQHHHPHHHHSTTTTTKWTLKAYEQVMHYSGYASPIPGSLAMGPVTNKTGLESSPLAGETSYYQGVYSRPIMNSS, encoded by the exons ATGCACTCCACTTCCAGTATGCTGGGAGCGGTGAAAATGGAAGGCCATGAGCACACGGACTGGAGCAACTACTACGGGGAGCCCGAG AGCTATTCCTCGGTGACCAACATGAACGCGGGGCTGGGCATGAACAGCATGAACACGTACATGACCATGTCGGCCATGAGCACCACGGCCAACATGACGGCTGCCACCTCCATGAACATGTCCTACGCCAACACGGGCATGAGCCCCTCGCTCACCGGCATGTCCCCGGGCGCGGGGGCCATGCCCGGCATGGGCTCGGCCGGCGTGGCGGGGATGGGCGCTCACCTGAGCCCCAGCATGAGCCCCATGACGGGGGCCATGCCCGGCATGG CCCCCTACACCAACATGAACTCCATGAGCCCCATCTACGGGCAATCCAACCTCAACCGCTCGCGGGACCCCAAGACC AACCGGCGGAGCTACACGCACGCCAAGCCG CCATACTCCTACATCTCCCTCATCACCATGGCCATCCAGCAGTCGCCCAACAAGATGCTGACGCTGAGCGAGATCTACCAGTGGATCATGGACCTCTTCCCCTTCTACCGCCAGAACCAGCAGCGCTGGCAGAACAGCATCCGCCACTCGCTCTCCTTCAACGACTGCTTCCTCAAGGTG CCCCGCTCCCCGGACAAGCCGGGCAAAGGCTCCTTCTGGACG TTGCACCCCGATTCGGGCAACATGTTTGAGAACGGCTGCTACCTGCGCCGCCAGAAGCGCTTCAAGTGCGAGAAGCAGCTGGCCGCCAAGGAcagcggcggcgggagcgggcggtcggggcgggcggcgggggcaaGAAGGGGCCCGGGCagccccccagccagcccctggGGGAGTGGCAAGCTCCTCGGGGGGCTCCGAGGGCTCGGACCGGTGCCGAGTCCCCCGGCCAGCGCCTCGCCGTGCCAGGACCACAAGCGCGCCCTGGCCGACCTGAAGGGCAcgccggggctgagccccgggGAGCCGGcggccctccccagcccagcaccatcCTGGCCCCCCCCGCACGCCGGCCTGCCCCACGACGCCCACACCTCAAGCCCGAGCACCACTACGCCCTTCAACCACCCCTTCTCCATCAACAACCTGATGTCCTCCTCggagcagcagcaccaccaccctcaccaccaccactccaccaccaccaccacaaaatGGACTCTGAAGGCCTACGAGCAGGTGATGCACTACTCGGGCTACGCCTCGCCCATA CCCGGCAGCCTGGCCATGGGGCCCGTAACGAACAAAACCGGCTTAGAGTCCTCCCCTTTAGCCGGAGAGACTTCTTACTACCAAGGTGTGTATTCCCGGCCCATCATGAACTCCTCCTAA